In one Oceanibaculum indicum P24 genomic region, the following are encoded:
- a CDS encoding relaxase/mobilization nuclease domain-containing protein: MILVGNQRGGGRDLAQHLMKQENERVEVAQLRGFMADDLDGAFRETYAISRGTRCQQYLFSLSLNPPKGVSASNEDFEQAVAKVEVKLGLTGQPRALVYHEKRGDDGQLRRHAHAVWSRIDVEEMKAIPLPHSNRKLQDVARELYLEHGWKMPHGLAVSGERDPCNFTLEQWQQAKRAGVDPKGVKAAFQDAWAISDSKAAFAHALQERGYWLARGDKRGYVAVDHRGEVYAVAKWADVKTPAVRERLGDMEALPSVAEAKVEIARAMQTKMEEFQKEVAEREDRERRDAEERRAALKAKQEAERRNREAVVKRRAEEEERQRQARLRTGIAGLWDRIRGERKRQLERNRLEAETGKERDQTELQQFTAVQLVQRRELIQERTVQRTQNEAITRELTEDAKVFQRMETDAETERNARREAFKERRRTEERQPRRSRSRDGPTPER, translated from the coding sequence GTGATTCTTGTCGGCAACCAGCGCGGCGGTGGGCGCGATCTCGCGCAACATCTGATGAAGCAGGAGAACGAGCGCGTCGAGGTCGCGCAGCTTCGCGGTTTCATGGCCGATGATCTGGATGGCGCGTTTCGGGAAACCTACGCGATCAGCCGGGGGACACGCTGCCAGCAATATCTCTTTTCGCTGAGCCTGAACCCGCCCAAGGGGGTGAGCGCCAGCAATGAGGATTTCGAGCAGGCTGTCGCCAAGGTTGAGGTGAAGCTCGGGCTTACGGGGCAGCCCCGCGCTCTCGTCTATCACGAGAAGCGCGGCGATGACGGACAGCTGCGCCGTCATGCGCATGCGGTGTGGAGCCGGATCGATGTCGAGGAAATGAAAGCAATCCCGCTGCCGCACTCCAACCGCAAGCTTCAGGACGTAGCGCGGGAGCTATATCTCGAACACGGCTGGAAAATGCCGCACGGGCTGGCTGTCAGCGGCGAGCGTGATCCCTGCAACTTCACCCTCGAACAATGGCAACAGGCCAAGCGCGCCGGGGTGGACCCGAAAGGGGTCAAGGCGGCGTTTCAGGATGCGTGGGCGATCTCCGACAGTAAGGCGGCCTTCGCCCACGCCCTTCAAGAACGCGGGTACTGGCTCGCCCGAGGCGACAAGCGCGGCTATGTCGCCGTCGATCACCGGGGCGAGGTCTATGCAGTCGCCAAATGGGCGGATGTGAAGACGCCTGCCGTGCGCGAGCGCCTTGGGGATATGGAAGCGCTGCCGTCCGTGGCAGAGGCCAAGGTCGAAATTGCGCGGGCCATGCAGACCAAGATGGAAGAGTTTCAAAAAGAGGTCGCGGAGCGCGAAGACCGAGAGCGCCGTGATGCCGAGGAACGCCGCGCTGCGCTCAAAGCTAAACAGGAAGCCGAGCGCCGTAACCGCGAAGCGGTAGTCAAGCGCCGGGCCGAAGAGGAAGAGCGCCAGCGGCAAGCCCGTCTGCGTACTGGCATTGCCGGGCTATGGGACCGGATACGGGGCGAACGGAAGCGCCAGCTTGAACGCAACCGACTGGAAGCCGAGACAGGCAAGGAACGCGATCAGACCGAGCTCCAGCAATTTACCGCCGTCCAGCTTGTCCAGCGTCGCGAACTGATACAGGAGCGGACTGTTCAGCGAACGCAGAACGAGGCCATCACGCGCGAGCTGACCGAGGATGCCAAGGTATTCCAGCGGATGGAGACGGATGCCGAAACCGAACGCAATGCCCGGCGGGAAGCCTTCAAGGAACGCAGGCGCACCGAAGAGCGCCAACCCCGCCGCTCCCGTTCCCGCGATGGCCCGACGCCGGAGCGCTGA
- a CDS encoding RNA polymerase sigma factor has product MQNPALLVAYRAHERELVRFLARRLHCVATARDLAQDLYVKLHDQPPTGELRHEKAYLFRMAANLATDHLRSVSRRAELLAEAQAMLWDGLEQPTPERALAARREVQAMRRAVAGLQPLSRRIFEMNRFEGKSQREIAALLGVSQTTVENHMRKVLAILTAARAGRTP; this is encoded by the coding sequence ATGCAGAATCCTGCGCTTCTTGTCGCCTACCGCGCACATGAGCGGGAGCTGGTGCGCTTTCTGGCGCGACGGCTACACTGCGTAGCAACGGCACGCGATCTGGCGCAGGATCTCTATGTAAAGCTGCATGACCAGCCACCAACTGGCGAGTTGCGGCACGAGAAAGCCTATCTGTTCCGCATGGCCGCCAATCTGGCGACCGATCATCTGCGCAGCGTTTCCCGCCGCGCGGAATTGCTGGCTGAAGCACAGGCAATGCTGTGGGACGGGCTGGAACAGCCAACGCCCGAACGTGCCCTGGCTGCGCGCCGCGAGGTGCAGGCCATGCGCCGCGCCGTCGCCGGCCTGCAACCGCTCAGCCGCCGGATATTCGAGATGAACCGGTTTGAGGGAAAGTCCCAGCGCGAGATCGCCGCCCTTCTGGGCGTCTCGCAGACCACCGTGGAGAATCACATGCGCAAGGTGCTGGCTATTCTGACGGCGGCCCGCGCTGGCCGCACTCCATAA
- a CDS encoding FecR family protein — MSFQPTDPRPDSTADAAHGWVVRLASGEMTQAEMASLRDWLDRDASHRAAFEEARVTWQMAAGLRQDFAAVPQPARSRQFTRWAAGIAAAALVALALFADPLTALRADASTAVGEQRRLVLDDGSIVHLNTDSALAVRFSAAERRIELLRGEAFFEVAPNPTRPFMVAARDGTARAVGTAFSVREASDHVAVAVTEGKVSVTAPAQGANSILLGPGGQARYSTGPAAKVARAIAPENVAAWRDGRIIFDGLPFDEAVAELDRYLPGAIVIARALPAARPVSGVFATDALEGAIAALAETQGLRVFRITRYLTILR, encoded by the coding sequence ATGAGCTTTCAGCCTACCGACCCCAGACCGGACAGCACCGCCGACGCGGCGCATGGCTGGGTCGTGCGCCTTGCCTCCGGCGAGATGACGCAGGCCGAGATGGCGTCGCTGCGCGACTGGCTCGACCGTGATGCCTCCCATCGTGCCGCCTTCGAGGAAGCGCGGGTGACCTGGCAAATGGCGGCTGGTCTGCGGCAGGATTTTGCCGCAGTGCCACAGCCAGCGCGCAGCCGGCAATTTACGCGCTGGGCCGCCGGAATAGCCGCCGCCGCGCTGGTCGCGCTGGCGCTGTTCGCCGATCCGCTGACCGCCTTGCGCGCCGATGCCAGCACGGCGGTAGGCGAGCAACGGCGGCTGGTCCTGGATGATGGTTCCATCGTGCATCTGAACACCGACAGTGCGCTTGCCGTGCGTTTCAGCGCGGCGGAACGGCGTATCGAGCTGCTGCGCGGTGAGGCCTTTTTCGAGGTCGCCCCCAATCCCACACGGCCCTTCATGGTGGCGGCACGGGACGGCACGGCGCGGGCCGTCGGAACCGCCTTCTCTGTGCGGGAAGCCAGCGATCATGTCGCGGTTGCTGTCACTGAAGGCAAGGTCAGCGTCACCGCCCCGGCACAGGGAGCGAACAGCATTCTGCTGGGGCCGGGCGGGCAGGCACGTTACAGCACTGGCCCGGCAGCGAAGGTGGCTCGCGCCATCGCGCCGGAGAACGTGGCTGCCTGGCGTGACGGCCGGATCATCTTTGACGGGCTTCCCTTCGACGAGGCGGTAGCAGAGCTGGACCGGTATCTGCCGGGGGCCATCGTGATCGCCCGCGCGCTGCCGGCAGCGCGGCCGGTCAGCGGCGTATTCGCCACCGATGCGCTGGAGGGCGCTATTGCCGCACTGGCGGAAACCCAGGGTCTGCGCGTATTCCGCATCACCCGTTACCTCACCATCCTGCGCTGA
- a CDS encoding TonB-dependent siderophore receptor translates to MEADRRHLADAADQLHQDGDRLLLRLPGRGNGTAEPERRDRPRPFPGEPDYNKWDRTVYSAGYEFEHRFADGLQFRQNLRYSDFKNEYKDIGFGSWQPGQRVINRSAYERVDDSSMFAVDNQMLWDVQTGPLAHKVLAGLDYTRGTFERVQYSGTVAPLDLYAPVYGAPVTRSASPVTSVDQSYDQVGVYLQDQIKFDEKWVLLLGGRQDWVEDESLNRLNGARTSNSQDAFTGRVGLVYLSETGLAPYVSYSESFQPQAGVQANGSSFVPTTGQQYEAGVKYQPPGRDSSVTVAVYELTRQNVVTSDPANPGFSVQTGEIQSRGFEVEAKLRLAKGLNLLASYTYTDAEVTKTNGADLGNRPTNTPQHMASLWGEYAVQEPLLRGLTLGAGLRYVGDTVNLADTYTAPSYTVYDAMVGYELGQWELALNVINLTDEKYIAACTYGCFYGDARTVMATVSYHW, encoded by the coding sequence CTGGAAGCCGACCGACGACACCTCGCTGACGCTGCTGACCAGCTACACCAAGACGGAGACCGCCTACTATTACGGCTTCCCGGCCGAGGGAACGGTACTGCCGAACCCGAACGGAGAGATCGCCCGCGACCGTTTCCGGGCGAGCCGGACTACAATAAATGGGACCGCACGGTCTATTCCGCCGGTTACGAGTTCGAGCACCGTTTCGCCGACGGTCTGCAGTTCAGGCAGAATTTGCGCTATTCGGACTTCAAGAACGAATACAAAGATATCGGCTTTGGCAGCTGGCAGCCCGGCCAGCGCGTGATCAATCGCAGCGCCTATGAACGGGTGGACGATTCCAGCATGTTTGCGGTGGACAACCAGATGCTGTGGGACGTCCAGACCGGCCCGCTGGCGCATAAGGTCCTGGCAGGGCTGGACTACACCAGGGGCACCTTCGAGCGGGTGCAGTATAGTGGTACGGTCGCACCGCTCGACCTCTATGCGCCGGTTTATGGCGCGCCCGTCACGCGCTCGGCCAGCCCCGTGACCAGCGTCGATCAGAGCTACGATCAGGTCGGTGTGTACCTGCAGGACCAGATCAAGTTCGACGAGAAATGGGTGCTGCTGCTGGGCGGCCGGCAGGATTGGGTCGAGGATGAAAGCCTCAACCGGCTGAACGGCGCCCGGACCAGCAACAGCCAGGACGCTTTCACCGGCCGGGTCGGGCTGGTTTACCTGTCGGAAACGGGCCTGGCGCCCTATGTCAGCTATTCGGAATCCTTCCAGCCGCAGGCCGGCGTGCAGGCCAACGGCTCCTCCTTCGTGCCGACCACCGGTCAGCAATATGAGGCCGGCGTGAAATACCAGCCGCCTGGCCGCGATTCCTCGGTGACTGTCGCGGTGTATGAGCTGACGCGGCAGAATGTGGTGACCAGCGACCCTGCCAATCCCGGCTTCAGCGTGCAGACCGGCGAAATCCAGTCGCGTGGCTTCGAGGTGGAGGCGAAGCTGCGCCTCGCCAAGGGGCTGAACCTACTGGCCAGCTATACCTACACCGACGCCGAGGTGACCAAGACCAACGGCGCCGACCTCGGCAACCGGCCAACCAACACGCCCCAGCACATGGCCTCGCTGTGGGGCGAATATGCGGTACAGGAACCGTTGCTCCGCGGCCTGACGCTGGGGGCCGGCCTGCGCTATGTGGGCGACACGGTCAATCTGGCGGATACCTATACCGCACCCAGCTATACCGTCTATGACGCCATGGTCGGCTACGAGCTGGGACAGTGGGAACTTGCGCTGAACGTGATCAATCTCACCGATGAGAAATACATCGCCGCCTGCACCTATGGCTGTTTCTACGGCGACGCCCGCACGGTGATGGCAACGGTTTCCTATCACTGGTAA
- a CDS encoding ureidoglycolate lyase: protein MTPSTASLSAKPLTPEGFAPFGRVVVAPEQPGRAFLGSLIENRREAADLDFSLTHTAASPLPFEARLMERHPFSSQAFLALDVARFLVIVAPSGSNGPEMGQAQAFIGSAGQALVYAPGTWHHGMVALDRPGRFAIIMWCAEDGRNDEFHPLAQPVMVAG, encoded by the coding sequence GTGACGCCTTCAACCGCCTCCCTTTCTGCCAAGCCTCTGACGCCGGAAGGGTTCGCGCCCTTCGGGCGGGTCGTCGTGGCACCCGAGCAGCCAGGCCGGGCCTTTCTGGGCAGCCTGATCGAAAACCGCCGTGAGGCCGCCGACCTCGATTTCTCGCTCACTCATACCGCCGCCAGCCCCCTGCCCTTCGAGGCACGGCTGATGGAGCGACACCCGTTCTCCTCCCAGGCCTTCCTGGCGCTGGATGTCGCGCGGTTTCTGGTCATCGTCGCCCCATCGGGCAGCAATGGGCCGGAGATGGGCCAGGCGCAGGCCTTCATCGGCAGCGCCGGGCAGGCGCTGGTCTATGCGCCCGGCACCTGGCATCACGGAATGGTCGCGCTCGACCGGCCCGGCCGTTTTGCCATCATCATGTGGTGCGCCGAGGATGGCCGGAACGACGAATTCCACCCACTGGCGCAGCCGGTGATGGTGGCCGGTTAA
- the puuE gene encoding allantoinase PuuE: MQDRYADEKLVANALGAAPYPRDLKGYGPTPPDPRWPNGAKIALSFVVNFEEGGERSILHGDPTSEVFLHEVPGGTPREGLRDEQVESVYDYGMRAGLWRLMRLFGERNIPFTSWAVGMAVARYPEAVRAMHEAGHEIASHGWRWIDYSGMPIKTEREHMRLAIAAIRQATGERPLGWYTGRLSSNTRRLVSEEGGFLYSSDAYDDDLPHWSVEAGKPQLIIPYTIDNNDMKFGQVHGFATGTDFFDYLKDAFDVLYREGAEGAPKMMSIGLHLRLVGRPGRAASLARFMDYVQKHDGVWCARRIDIARHWMATHPYKG; this comes from the coding sequence ATGCAGGACCGTTATGCCGATGAGAAGCTGGTTGCCAATGCGCTGGGCGCGGCGCCCTATCCGCGCGACCTGAAGGGCTATGGCCCGACGCCGCCCGATCCGCGCTGGCCCAATGGCGCGAAGATCGCGCTCAGCTTCGTGGTGAATTTCGAGGAAGGCGGCGAGCGCAGCATCCTGCATGGCGATCCCACCTCCGAGGTCTTCCTGCATGAGGTGCCGGGCGGCACACCGCGCGAGGGGCTGCGCGACGAGCAGGTCGAATCGGTCTATGATTACGGGATGCGTGCCGGCCTGTGGCGGCTGATGCGGCTGTTTGGCGAGAGGAATATCCCTTTCACCTCCTGGGCGGTCGGCATGGCCGTGGCGCGCTATCCGGAGGCGGTGCGCGCGATGCATGAGGCCGGGCACGAGATCGCCAGCCATGGCTGGCGCTGGATCGACTATAGCGGCATGCCCATCAAGACCGAGCGCGAGCATATGCGCCTCGCCATCGCCGCGATCCGGCAGGCGACGGGCGAACGGCCGTTGGGCTGGTACACAGGAAGGCTGTCCTCTAACACCCGCCGGCTGGTCTCCGAGGAGGGCGGCTTCCTCTACAGCTCCGACGCTTATGACGACGACCTGCCGCACTGGTCAGTCGAGGCCGGCAAGCCGCAGCTCATCATCCCTTACACCATCGACAATAACGACATGAAGTTCGGCCAGGTGCACGGCTTCGCGACGGGCACGGATTTCTTCGACTATCTGAAGGATGCGTTCGACGTGCTGTACCGCGAAGGGGCCGAGGGCGCGCCGAAGATGATGAGCATCGGCCTGCATCTGCGGCTGGTTGGCCGGCCGGGCCGGGCGGCGTCGCTGGCGCGCTTCATGGATTATGTACAGAAGCATGACGGCGTCTGGTGCGCCCGCCGCATCGACATCGCCCGCCACTGGATGGCGACGCACCCCTATAAGGGTTAA
- a CDS encoding HNH endonuclease — MMAAKLMNEKASYRIVCRMSHCVFMFRPDSIYNDSPAIQYHFPKQYLERASGCIGDWIVYLEPRKLRETRGYFGVARVHKIIPDQMAPGMFYAIIEPGSYLDFAEPVPFNDNRGPIERGLLNDEGRLSGRAQAAVRPISTPDFMRIIEKGLSDNNPLLPRLETDTATPGLAEDQLPYKFETTRIRLEHLTNRMVRDRIFRQVVLRAYEERCAITRLKFINGGGRAEANAAHIRPVQYGGPDIVNNGIALSGTAHWMFDRGLISLSDDLEILISRQVNDPRSIEKLIDGNSKAIMPLRAADRPHPSFLSWHRENCFKH; from the coding sequence ATGATGGCCGCTAAGCTCATGAATGAAAAAGCTTCTTACAGAATAGTCTGTCGTATGAGCCACTGTGTATTCATGTTTCGACCGGACTCGATCTATAACGACAGTCCTGCAATACAATACCATTTTCCAAAGCAATATCTGGAACGGGCAAGTGGCTGCATTGGCGACTGGATCGTATATTTAGAGCCGAGAAAACTGCGTGAAACGCGCGGTTATTTTGGGGTCGCCCGTGTTCATAAAATCATTCCAGATCAAATGGCACCAGGTATGTTCTATGCCATAATTGAGCCTGGAAGTTATCTCGACTTTGCTGAGCCTGTGCCATTCAATGATAATCGCGGTCCTATCGAGCGCGGACTGCTCAACGATGAAGGTCGTCTATCAGGTCGTGCCCAAGCGGCAGTTAGACCAATTTCAACACCAGATTTCATGCGTATCATTGAAAAGGGGTTAAGCGACAATAACCCATTGTTACCACGCCTTGAAACGGACACAGCCACACCCGGTCTTGCTGAAGACCAACTACCTTATAAATTCGAAACAACGCGAATACGCCTTGAACATTTAACTAATCGGATGGTGCGTGACAGAATATTCCGTCAGGTTGTACTTCGGGCCTATGAAGAGCGCTGTGCAATCACCAGATTGAAATTTATTAACGGGGGTGGCCGGGCGGAAGCCAATGCCGCTCATATCCGACCAGTTCAATATGGTGGTCCTGATATCGTAAATAACGGCATTGCCCTTTCGGGCACGGCCCATTGGATGTTTGACCGGGGACTAATCAGCCTTTCGGATGATCTTGAAATCCTTATCTCAAGACAGGTGAATGATCCGCGAAGCATAGAGAAGCTCATTGATGGAAATAGCAAAGCCATCATGCCATTGCGCGCAGCTGACCGCCCGCATCCTAGTTTTCTTTCGTGGCATCGTGAGAACTGTTTTAAACACTAA
- the ggt gene encoding gamma-glutamyltransferase has product MTNSGWRGRAGTLFQCEKTPVTASRGMAVTNHPLASAASAEMFAMGGNAIDAAISALFTLTVVEPMMVGIFGGGTAVLHLADGRETVIDGLATAPMAAKPDSFKPISDVWPDYMESEGRRNRVGPASVAVPGNLKAWCETLERFGSLPLATVMEPAIRHAARGFQVTNYLASCIEEISDDLKLDPAIAAVFLPGGKPLAEGALLVQADYAQTLREIAEKGPDHLYGGDLGKRIADYLQQAGSYVALEDLANYRTVERQPVRGTYRGVEIVGPPPPCSGGVHIVQMLNLLEAYDIAGMGFGTTETLHLMAEALKIAAADRRATTADPAFVDVPVERLISKDYADERRPEIRTDRASAFEAKILNVESANTTHLTVADAAGNIVTSTQTINSLFGARIMIPGTGIIPTNYMYLFDPHPGNALSLQPGKRITSGISATIGKRDGKPIFAVGLPGAHRIPSAVFQFILNRVDHGMSLQEAVEAPRLFTQGQEVEIENAVPQDVRDRFEALGHTVIATDHVAGGMGAIAFNDDGTMEGASCWRADGVPMGVGGGLARRGTSFWPDPRRGRKY; this is encoded by the coding sequence ATGACCAATTCAGGCTGGCGCGGCCGCGCCGGAACGCTCTTTCAGTGCGAAAAGACGCCGGTAACGGCCTCACGCGGCATGGCGGTTACGAACCATCCGCTGGCCTCCGCCGCCTCGGCCGAGATGTTTGCGATGGGCGGCAACGCCATCGATGCCGCGATCTCCGCCCTGTTCACCCTGACCGTGGTGGAGCCGATGATGGTCGGCATCTTCGGCGGCGGCACGGCGGTGCTGCATCTGGCGGACGGGCGCGAGACGGTGATCGACGGCCTCGCCACCGCGCCGATGGCGGCAAAGCCCGACAGCTTCAAGCCGATCTCCGATGTCTGGCCGGACTACATGGAATCGGAAGGGCGCCGCAACCGCGTCGGCCCGGCTTCGGTCGCCGTGCCGGGGAACCTTAAGGCCTGGTGCGAGACGCTGGAACGCTTCGGCAGCCTGCCGCTGGCAACCGTCATGGAGCCGGCGATCCGCCATGCCGCGCGCGGTTTCCAGGTGACCAATTACCTGGCCTCCTGCATCGAGGAGATTTCCGACGATCTGAAGCTCGACCCGGCGATTGCCGCTGTTTTCCTGCCCGGCGGCAAGCCGCTGGCAGAAGGTGCGCTGCTGGTGCAGGCGGATTACGCCCAGACCCTGCGGGAAATCGCGGAGAAGGGGCCGGATCACCTTTACGGCGGCGATCTGGGCAAGCGGATCGCCGACTATCTGCAGCAGGCCGGCTCCTACGTCGCGCTGGAGGATCTGGCGAATTACCGCACGGTCGAGCGCCAGCCGGTGCGCGGCACCTATCGCGGGGTGGAGATCGTCGGTCCGCCGCCGCCCTGTTCCGGTGGTGTGCATATCGTGCAGATGCTGAACCTGCTGGAGGCTTATGACATCGCCGGCATGGGCTTCGGCACCACGGAGACGCTGCATCTGATGGCCGAGGCGCTGAAGATCGCGGCGGCTGACCGGCGCGCCACCACCGCCGACCCGGCCTTCGTCGATGTGCCTGTGGAACGGCTGATCTCCAAGGACTATGCCGATGAACGCCGGCCGGAAATCAGGACGGACCGGGCCAGCGCCTTCGAGGCGAAGATCCTGAATGTCGAATCGGCCAACACCACGCACCTGACCGTGGCCGACGCGGCGGGCAACATCGTCACCTCGACCCAGACCATCAACAGCCTGTTCGGCGCGCGCATCATGATCCCGGGCACCGGCATCATCCCGACCAACTACATGTATCTGTTCGATCCGCATCCGGGCAACGCGCTGTCGCTACAGCCGGGCAAGCGCATCACCAGCGGCATCTCGGCGACCATCGGCAAGCGCGACGGCAAGCCGATCTTCGCCGTGGGCCTGCCGGGCGCGCACCGCATCCCGTCCGCCGTGTTCCAGTTCATCCTGAACCGGGTCGATCACGGCATGAGCCTGCAGGAGGCGGTGGAAGCGCCGCGCCTCTTCACGCAAGGGCAGGAGGTCGAGATCGAGAATGCGGTGCCGCAGGATGTGCGCGACCGCTTCGAAGCACTGGGCCATACGGTGATCGCCACCGACCATGTGGCTGGCGGCATGGGCGCCATCGCCTTCAACGATGATGGCACGATGGAAGGGGCGTCCTGCTGGCGCGCCGACGGCGTGCCGATGGGCGTGGGCGGCGGCCTTGCCCGGCGCGGCACCTCCTTCTGGCCCGATCCGAGGCGGGGGAGGAAGTATTAA
- a CDS encoding Na/Pi cotransporter family protein: MEAAWIIATILGGLGLFFAGSDMLTGNLRSLANRRIQQEIARVASSIPAGLMWGAILGAITQSTQIVTFILVGLLMARMIDARRALPMIVGANVGASVIIFVVTLDIEIVVLMALGGSGILMTMQRFQNWQAVLRAVFGLCLLYYGLVLLKMGAAPIAEEPFFKEMMAGAGGSPMAALAIGAALTLISQSSVSVSLLAIAFAASGLLSFEQTVMVAYGTNLGSSIATWLLSGQIRGTARQVAMYQFSFNIVGCIVLVPLFYTETLFGFPPLMAAVQSLSDDVGQQIAFAYLFFNMIAGFVLLPLIGPSERLLARLYPPTEQEDESRLAYLSDHVAGNPEIALIMAEKEQLRLLQRLPRYIDVPRLPEAGQRGRRMAELREAFRSVHRQAGIYIDDLADDRLVAENHERVYRIVDRHSRLETLEAALAEFAEAAPLLQGSAALEDIRIALVEGLDAVLLSFVEAMESGDPEDMALIQRITGDRGDLMEGVRRQFLSDETVSLGREEKLGLLQLTGLFERLIWMLREMTQKAPLAITQEES; the protein is encoded by the coding sequence ATGGAAGCAGCCTGGATCATTGCGACCATTCTGGGCGGCTTGGGACTGTTCTTCGCTGGCAGCGACATGCTGACCGGCAATCTGCGCAGCCTCGCCAACCGCCGCATACAGCAGGAAATCGCGCGGGTCGCTTCCTCGATCCCGGCGGGGCTGATGTGGGGTGCCATCCTGGGCGCGATCACCCAGAGCACGCAAATCGTTACCTTCATTCTGGTCGGGCTGCTGATGGCGCGGATGATCGATGCGCGCCGCGCCCTGCCGATGATCGTCGGCGCCAATGTGGGCGCCTCAGTCATTATCTTTGTCGTCACGCTGGATATCGAGATCGTGGTGCTGATGGCGCTGGGCGGCAGCGGCATCCTGATGACCATGCAGCGTTTCCAGAACTGGCAGGCGGTGCTGCGTGCCGTCTTCGGCCTGTGCCTGCTCTATTACGGGCTGGTGCTGCTGAAGATGGGGGCGGCACCGATCGCCGAGGAGCCCTTCTTCAAGGAGATGATGGCGGGGGCCGGGGGCTCGCCCATGGCGGCGCTTGCCATCGGTGCGGCCCTGACCCTGATCAGCCAGTCTTCCGTCAGCGTCTCGCTGCTGGCCATTGCCTTCGCCGCGAGCGGCCTGCTGAGCTTCGAGCAGACCGTCATGGTTGCCTACGGCACAAACCTGGGCAGTTCGATTGCCACCTGGCTTCTGTCCGGGCAGATCAGGGGAACTGCGCGCCAGGTCGCTATGTATCAGTTTTCCTTCAACATCGTCGGCTGCATCGTGCTGGTACCGTTGTTCTATACGGAAACCCTTTTCGGGTTTCCGCCGCTCATGGCGGCGGTGCAGTCATTGTCCGACGATGTCGGCCAGCAGATCGCCTTCGCCTATCTGTTCTTCAACATGATTGCCGGATTTGTGTTGCTGCCGCTGATCGGACCGTCGGAAAGGCTGCTCGCCCGGCTTTATCCGCCGACCGAGCAGGAGGATGAATCGCGCCTCGCCTATCTCAGCGACCATGTGGCTGGCAACCCGGAGATCGCGCTGATCATGGCGGAGAAGGAGCAGCTGCGCCTGTTGCAGCGGCTGCCGCGCTATATCGACGTGCCGCGCCTGCCGGAGGCCGGCCAGCGCGGCAGACGGATGGCAGAATTGCGCGAGGCCTTCCGGTCAGTGCACAGGCAGGCGGGCATCTATATCGACGATCTGGCGGATGACCGGCTGGTCGCGGAGAATCACGAGCGGGTCTATCGCATCGTGGACCGGCACAGCCGGCTGGAGACGCTGGAAGCCGCGCTGGCGGAGTTTGCCGAGGCCGCCCCGCTGCTGCAGGGCAGCGCCGCGCTGGAGGATATCCGCATCGCCCTGGTCGAAGGGCTGGATGCCGTGCTGCTGTCCTTCGTTGAGGCGATGGAGAGCGGCGATCCCGAGGATATGGCGCTGATCCAGCGGATCACCGGGGATCGTGGCGATCTGATGGAAGGGGTGCGCCGGCAGTTCCTCAGCGACGAGACGGTTTCGCTTGGCCGCGAGGAAAAGCTGGGGCTGTTGCAGCTGACTGGCCTGTTCGAGCGGCTGATCTGGATGCTGCGGGAGATGACGCAGAAGGCGCCTCTGGCCATAACCCAAGAGGAAAGCTGA